A single genomic interval of Capricornis sumatraensis isolate serow.1 chromosome 11, serow.2, whole genome shotgun sequence harbors:
- the NDUFB9 gene encoding NADH dehydrogenase [ubiquinone] 1 beta subcomplex subunit 9 isoform X2 — protein MAFLSSAAYLTHQQKVLRLYKRALRHLESWCIHRARFDEHKNEKDMVKATQLLREAEEEFWHGQHPQPYIFPESPGGTSYERYECYKVPEWCLDDWHPSEKAMYPDYFAKREQWKKLRRESWEREVKQLQEETPVGGPRTEALPPARKQGDLPPLWWHIVTRPRERPM, from the exons ATGGCGTTCTTGTCGTCGGCCGCCTATCTGACCCACCAGCAGAAGGTGCTGCGGCTTTATAAGCGGGCGCTGCGACACCTGGAATCATGGTGCATCCACAG AGCCCGGTTTGATGAACataagaatgaaaaggacatggtGAAGGCTACCCAGCTgctgagggaggcagaggaagaatTCTGGCATGGTCAGCATCCTCAGCCGTACATCTTCCCTGAGTCTCCGGGGGGCACCTCCTATGAGAGATACGAGTGTTACAAG GTTCCCGAGTGGTGCTTAGATGACTGGCATCCTTCGGAGAAAGCGATGTATCCTGACTACTTTGCTAAGAGAGAGCAGTGGAAGAAACTGCGGAGGGAGAGCTGGGAGCGGGAG GTGAAGCAGCTGCAGGAGGAAACCCCGGTTGGTGGTCCCCGAACTGAAGCTTTGCCCCCAGCCCGAAAGCAAGGTGACTTGCCCCCTCTGTGGTGGCATATCGTGACCAGACCCCGGGAGCGGCCCATGTAG
- the NDUFB9 gene encoding NADH dehydrogenase [ubiquinone] 1 beta subcomplex subunit 9 isoform X1, whose translation MAFLSSAAYLTHQQKVLRLYKRALRHLESWCIHRDKYRYFACLLRARFDEHKNEKDMVKATQLLREAEEEFWHGQHPQPYIFPESPGGTSYERYECYKVPEWCLDDWHPSEKAMYPDYFAKREQWKKLRRESWEREVKQLQEETPVGGPRTEALPPARKQGDLPPLWWHIVTRPRERPM comes from the exons ATGGCGTTCTTGTCGTCGGCCGCCTATCTGACCCACCAGCAGAAGGTGCTGCGGCTTTATAAGCGGGCGCTGCGACACCTGGAATCATGGTGCATCCACAG GGATAAATACCGGTATTTTGCTTGCTTGTTGAGAGCCCGGTTTGATGAACataagaatgaaaaggacatggtGAAGGCTACCCAGCTgctgagggaggcagaggaagaatTCTGGCATGGTCAGCATCCTCAGCCGTACATCTTCCCTGAGTCTCCGGGGGGCACCTCCTATGAGAGATACGAGTGTTACAAG GTTCCCGAGTGGTGCTTAGATGACTGGCATCCTTCGGAGAAAGCGATGTATCCTGACTACTTTGCTAAGAGAGAGCAGTGGAAGAAACTGCGGAGGGAGAGCTGGGAGCGGGAG GTGAAGCAGCTGCAGGAGGAAACCCCGGTTGGTGGTCCCCGAACTGAAGCTTTGCCCCCAGCCCGAAAGCAAGGTGACTTGCCCCCTCTGTGGTGGCATATCGTGACCAGACCCCGGGAGCGGCCCATGTAG